The DNA segment GCTAGAGCTGCGGTCCATGCCGGGAGGTAGCCAGCAGTGCAGGCCGCCAGAAGCCCCAAGGGTGCTCCCCGGGCTCCGGGAGGTGCCAGAGCCTCCCCAGCAGGGGCGGCGGCCGCAGCAGATGAGGCGCAGGAGTGCGTGGCGGAGGTCGCGGTTGGTGAATGTGTAGATGATGGGGTTCAGAAGTGAGTTGGCCATGGCCAGACCCAGAAAGGGGTCTGCCTGCAGGAGCACGGGGCAGGCGCGCGCGGGGCACGCCACGTCCAGCAAGAGCAGCAAGAAGAGAGGGCCCCAACATGCCACGAAGGCCACGAGCACCACGCTGAGCGTGCGCAACAGCGCCAACGAGCGCGGCGTCCCGCGCGCCCGGGTGGAGGTGccctctccagccccagggcGCGCCCGCAGGCGCTGTGCTTTGGCACGCACCTGGCAGTAGATGCGTGCATAGAGTCCACAGATGGCGGCCAGGATGCCCACGAAAGCGAGCACGCAGAAGAGCACGTAGGCCTTGGCATAGAGTGGCAGGACCGTGGAGCAGGCTTCCAGACGCCCCAGGCAATTCCAGCCTAGTGCCGGCAGTAGCCCGAGGAGCAGCGACACGCCCCAGGCGCCGGCGGCCAGCGCCAGCGTGCGCCCCCGACGCGCGGCGGGCGCGGGTCCTCGGCGCTCCATGGTGAGGAGGCGCTCGAGCGCTATGGCCAAGAGGCTCAGCACCGATGCGGCGAGCGCCACGAAAACGCCTCCCTCACGCACGAACCAGAGCGCGGGCGACAGGCGCAGTGTGAGCGGCCCTGACAGCAGGATGTTGGCTGCATAGGCGGCGCCGGCCAACAGATCCGACAGCGTGAGGCTGCCCAGGAGCAGGAACATGGGCGCATGGAAGCGTGGGTGGCGTCCGAGCACGACCAGCACTGCTAAGTTCTCGAGCACGATGAGCGCGCACACGGCCAGGCACACCACGGCGTCGGCGCGCAGCCCCGCACCTGGCTGGTAGCGCGCACCTCGGAGCTTGCCGGTGTAGTTGTAATGCAGGACGATGACCTCGCTCACAGGCGCTGGCCGCAGCAGCCCCGGCTCCATGGGCCTCCAGCCCCAAAGCTGCGGAGAGGTTGGGTGCAAGGTCAGACCTGGCAGGCACCATCACCACAGCCTGCGGAGGCGGGCACAGGCAGTGGTCCTCACCTGGTAAGGGAACCCTAACCCCTTATTACGAATCCCACAGGATGCCTAGGGGCCCAGAAAGAGTTCCTGACGGAAGGGGGGCGTCCATGGCGACAGGCcaacacaaagacacacacaaatatcACGAACGGACAGGGTAGCACACAGTTCCACAAGAAAGGAACACTAATAATTCACACACAAGCATGCATATCCAGAGGCATATTAATCATAAATGGAAACAATCACACACAGAAAAGGACACACAAATACAGTGACATTCCAACAAAGACATGTACTCAAAGAGTCACAAACTAGGGCAAAATTCGCAGTTATACCCCATCAAGGAAACACGAAAATACACTTACACATGGGCAGAGCCACAGAGGCAGAATTAAATTCTGCCACACGCAAATGGGATCTCATGCCTAGTCTCACAGGCCACAATTTCACAGCCTCCACCCACACCCAGCCTGGAACCCAGCACCCACAAATATATGCCCCAGGGCACACAGGGCTTTTTCCTGTGAACCCCCCCTTAATCCACCGCAGAACCCCAAGTGAGAAAGCTGAGCCTATCCAGCCATTTTGCTGAGGCAGAGCCTGGTGGCGGCAGACAGGATCCACACCTCACAGACAGACTCTTGCAGAAGGCATCCATGTCATTAAAGTATAATAATACCTCCCATCTGCGACTGGGCTTTTTCATCCCCTTGACAGCTCTCCCTTAGTCCCaattcacagaggaggaagctgaggctcaaaaGAAGTACCTCACATAGAAGCAGGCACAAAGGTTTTCATGTTCCCACACAAACACATCCACGCAGAAACAGTTACACAATAGCAGGACTCCGATGAGGAAACCGGGGAATTACAACTACACCGGCCTGGAAAGGGAAACGGACTTATTCGGACATGGCAGAAACAAATGCATCCCAGACGGCTTCAGTTGCACACAGGAAGCCAGGCGCAAATACAGACTCACAAGGAGTCACAGACTCAGCCACGCTGGGGGAACGGGAGGCATCAAATGCACGCTGATACAGGTTATCCTCGCTCGGTTGGGGACGCTACGCAGAGGCTCACAGCCTGTGCACCGCCCGCCATGCCTCGGCTTGCCTGGAGGCAGAATTGAGGCAGCGAAACTTGCAGTGGGGAGGCCAGGAGAGGGTGAGGCCGGGAGATTCCGggtggcccccacccccaacccgggTCCCGCGTCCACTCTCGGAGTCACCGGTTTTCCCCTCCCAGGAGGCCTCTGGGAAAAGCCCGGGATACCCACGCAAGGGGGCAAGGGTAGTGGCCAGGGTAACCCCCTTCCAGCAGGCTGAGCCCCGCGCCTAAAAGGGACCCAGTGCTGTACACTCACCCCTGCGCCCAGGTGGTGCGCCCTCAGCGGTCCCGCTGCCTGGACCCGAGTGAGCGGCCGCGTTCAGGGGCGGGGCTGGAGCTGACAGGACAGGGGACAGGGCGCCACGCCGAGCCCTGGCGTTCGCAAGTAGTTGCCCCCTCCTCTTGGGGCCCGGGCTACCAGCCTGTgtctgccagcctgtgccacccGCCGCGGCACCGGAACGCACCCTGGCGGCGACTGGCACCGGCGAGCCCTCGGCTCCCCCGCTCCGGGCCTGAGCCGCCTCCTAGGGACGCTCCATCGCGGTGGGGGGACGCTCCATCGCGGTGGGAGGACCCCGGGACAGGCGAAGGGGAGGATTCTTCACCCTGGAGGCCGCAACCTgagcctctccccttccccctccccagtaGAGGGGTCCTATCTGACCTCCGGCCCTGGGCACTGGTCCCTCCCCATTTTCCACCTACCTTACAACTGAACCTTCTGGGCTGCACCCCAAAGACGCCCCGTCGGCGGAGGGACCTGGCACCCCGAACTAGGAGGGGGCTTCGCAGGGGCAGAGGTAGgcgcatcccctcccccccagcagaTAGGTCCGAGCGGCTTCCGGGAGTAggccccaccccatctccccGCTCCCACCGCCAGTTTGGGgcaagtgggggaggggcaggcgcAGACCAGATTCTGGTGGGAACCGTCCCCTCCCCCAGATAAGGAGACTGGCTCCCAAGTTCCTGTTTCCCCCACCCAGTCTCTCTCACCCTTATCACTCCCGACAAGGCGATTTACTCCGTTATCGTTGTTTCTGGGCTGTGTCCCCATCGGACTGTCAGCCCCACCGTGACAGGGATTTGCGTCTGTCGTGGACTCTGCCGGGGACAAAGCCTGTGCCGAATAAGTAGCCGCTGAgaaagtgagtgagtgaatgaatgaatgaatgaatgtctccttcactttctctgtgtgtgtctctcttctGGTCTCTGagtctctccctgtctctgtgcACCTCTCTCTCCGTcgttgtctttgtctttctcagtctgtcTCTCTCCCACGCCTCTCCCAGGCCTCCGCTCCTCCAACGGGCCAGTCCCAGCTggccccgcacccccacccccagttcccaGGAGCttccagcctgggaagctccctcAGACCAGCAGACGCGAAGTGGAAGGGGGGGCTGGGCCTGGTTGCAATGACCTTCACCAGAACTGTGCCCTTTGCTCTGGCCGCCTCAGGCTTTGCCGGCCACGGTGGGGGCGTCCCAGGGACTGTGAGCCGCAGGCTGGGAATGGATTGAAGGGGTgcccctggggcggggggtggggcacCCAGGCCAGGTCACATCCCCCTCCAGGCCTTCAGGGCTTCCTGGGGCTCCAAACAGAACCACTCCGGTCTGCTCCAACAAACATACTGGGAGCAGAACAGACAGTGAAGCCCAAGTGGGGTAGGAGGGCTGAGATAAGGTTTGGGTGCCACAACCCCACAGCCTCCTGGAAAAGCCTGCTGGGAAGAGCCCTGTAGATTCCCCAAACATGGTGGGGGCCATGCCTGGTGCATAGACTGTTCTGGATCAATGACCCCCTTTTGCATAGGGGGAAGCCACACCCCAGGGTGGGAAAGTGGCTGCTTCTCACCTCCCAGGCAGTGGCAATCTCACCTCCCACGGGCCCCTACAGGGTGCAAGGGGGCTCTTCCGGCCATGGGTCCCAGGCCCAGCACCCCCAACTCATGCCACCTCATGCATGCGATCACACGCAATCATATTCCTGTCCTGCCTCCGGCCTTCCCATGCCTTCATATGGGGCTCAGAGTAAACGCCCCAATCCCACAAGGCCCTGGAGCATCTCTCCTCTGTATATCTCCACTCTCCCTCTGCCTTACTTTCTTTGAGCTTCCCCCACCCAGTTCTTCACATGCTTCTAGACCTTGGCACTTGGGGATCTGCCTGCCTGGAAAACCCTTCCCCAGACCTTCCTAGCTCATATTTCCTCAGAGAGGCTTTCCCTGATgtgtccccctcctccccaacctcATGTGGAGTTAGCACCATCTGAAATTACTTTGagtaggagtttccgttgtggcgcagcagaaacgaatctgactagtatccatgaggatgcgggttcaacccctggccttgatcagtgggtcagggatccagcattgccttgagctgtggtataggtcttagacatggcttggatctcaagttgctgtggttgtggtttaggccggcagctgtagctccgattccacccctagcctggaaacttccaaatgccactggtgtagccctaaagagaaaaaaaagaaaagaaaagaaagaaaaaaaagaaaagaaattaccttggagttcccttcgtggctcagtggttaacaaatccaagtagtaaccacgaggttgcgggtttgatccctggcctcgctcagtgggttaaggatctggcgttgccttgagctgtggtgtaggttgcagacacggcttggacccctcgttgctgtggctctggcataaggtggtggctacagctctgattagacccctagcctgggaacctccatatgccgcaggtgcagccctaaaaagacaaaaaaaaaaaaaaaagaaagaaagaaaagaaaagaaattaccttgattatttacttacttattcatCTGGCATGTTCTGTGTCTCTGCCCTAGCCGCCGAACTCTAGGAAGAGTGACCCCGTCCATCCCTCTGTCCAGTGTTGGAGTGAAGGTTAAGGGCTTGGAGTTTGGAGCCAGGCTCAGCTACAGTATATTCTGGGACTCTGCATAAGTGTCGCCCCCTTTGAGCTATGGtggcctcatttgtaaaatggatgaCAGCAGCCGTTCTGAGGGATGCTATTGAGAAGGAATACATGGAACAGAGCTCAGACACACAGGTGAgagttcagtaaatgttagttcaGTTGCTGTTGGTCACCACCAGTATCACAGAGGAGGAATTAGGAGAGGGTTTAGCTCAGGCCCCATCAGCCCCAGACACCACTGCCACCCCAACATGCCTGCACCCCCTGCTCCCCAAGCCTTTCCTGGTCTCTTCCCAAGGGAAGGGCacccctggcctctgccacagcccgCCCGCCCGATGCATGCCTGGGCCAGCACACCTGCCTGGCAGGTTCTGCTGCCAGGGCTCTCACCCACAGGGGCCACCCCACCCAATCTGCACCCACTCTCACTGAGCAGTGTCCTTGCCTCTGAAAGAGCAAAAGGCCTTCTACAGTCCCCTCACGCCCCCTCCCATCCAGAAAGTCAGAGGGCAGGACTTCCCATTTCCCCCCTGCCTGGTCTTCCTCCAACCAGTCCTGAGGCATGGATGTGGCTGCGGGCAGATAAAACTGACAACTTGCCCATGGCCAGAGACCAGAGCAGTCATGTTTTCCAGGGTCTCCAACTGGAGGTCCGAGGGCCAGCTCTGGCTCACAACaacaaggtttgtttgtttggctctGAGGTTTCCCATTCAAACATCTGTCTGAacgagttctcttgtggctcagggggttaaggatccagctttgtcactgcagccactcaggtcactgctgtggtgtggggttttgtgggggggggggaattgcctttttttaaaaaaaatttttttagggctgcacccacggcatatggaaattcccaggctaggggctgaatcggagctataccacagccatagcaacgccggatccgaacagcatctctgacctacaccacagctcatggcaacgccagatccctgacccacttcaAGATTtctaccatagctcacagcaatgctgtatccttaacccactgatcagggccagggattgaacctgcattcatggatactagttggatactattttgttatccctgagccacaatgggaactccatgtggtgtgggtttgatctctgattctggaacttccacatgccccaggcccgaccaaaaaccaaaaacgaaacaaaataaacaagagtttccactgtggcacagtgagttcagaatctgcataaaataaaaataaaaaaaataacaacaacaacaaaagaatccaactgcagcaattTGGGTAGCTGCAGaggagcaggttccatccctggaaagccctagtgggttaaaggatctggcattgccactgctgtggtataggtcacagctcagattcaatccctggcccagaaacttccaaatgctgcaaatgcagccattaaaaaaaaaaaaaaaaaatcggagttcccatcatggcacagcagaaacgaatcttggtaggaaccatgaggtttcaggtttgatttctggccttgctcagtgggttaaggatccagcattgccgtgagttgtagtgtaggtcacagacatggctcagatctggctttgctgtggctctgatgtaggctggcagctacagctctgattagacccctagcctgggaacttccatatgctatgggtgtggccctaaaaaagacaaaagacaaaaaaaaaaatctgtctgaaCTGTGCAGAAACACTTACTCTGGTCAGTATATTTGTTTCTCACAGGGTTACAGGTTAATTCTAGAACTGCTGTTTACTAGCATTGAACAAATAGTACATATGTTGTAGCTACTGACAACCAGTTTTCATCCAATTGGAGAAGGAAGATACAAATAAGTAATGTGGTGCTGGATGGGGTTATCATtgggaaacatttattttactagttaaatatgaaaacaaatattgATGTGAGTGTACAGACGGATTAATACACACGCAGTTCCTAGATCTGTCTGTCAAGGGCCCAGAAGTAGTGACACCCCAGTAACAATGAGTACACTTGGTACCcagatcttgatttctaaataccatttttc comes from the Phacochoerus africanus isolate WHEZ1 chromosome 4, ROS_Pafr_v1, whole genome shotgun sequence genome and includes:
- the S1PR5 gene encoding sphingosine 1-phosphate receptor 5 isoform X2, whose translation is MEPGLLRPAPVSEVIVLHYNYTGKLRGARYQPGAGLRADAVVCLAVCALIVLENLAVLVVLGRHPRFHAPMFLLLGSLTLSDLLAGAAYAANILLSGPLTLRLSPALWFVREGGVFVALAASVLSLLAIALERLLTMERRGPAPAARRGRTLALAAGAWGVSLLLGLLPALGWNCLGRLEACSTVLPLYAKAYVLFCVLAFVGILAAICGLYARIYCQVRAKAQRLRARPGAGEGTSTRARGTPRSLALLRTLSVVLVAFVACWGPLFLLLLLDVACPARACPVLLQADPFLGLAMANSLLNPIIYTFTNRDLRHALLRLICCGRRPCWGGSGTSRSPGSTLGASGGLHCWLPPGMDRSSSRSERSSPQRDGLDTSGSTGSPAAPIAAQTLVPPPAAD
- the S1PR5 gene encoding sphingosine 1-phosphate receptor 5 isoform X1, yielding MRLPLPLRSPLLVRGARSLRRRGVFGVQPRRFSCKLWGWRPMEPGLLRPAPVSEVIVLHYNYTGKLRGARYQPGAGLRADAVVCLAVCALIVLENLAVLVVLGRHPRFHAPMFLLLGSLTLSDLLAGAAYAANILLSGPLTLRLSPALWFVREGGVFVALAASVLSLLAIALERLLTMERRGPAPAARRGRTLALAAGAWGVSLLLGLLPALGWNCLGRLEACSTVLPLYAKAYVLFCVLAFVGILAAICGLYARIYCQVRAKAQRLRARPGAGEGTSTRARGTPRSLALLRTLSVVLVAFVACWGPLFLLLLLDVACPARACPVLLQADPFLGLAMANSLLNPIIYTFTNRDLRHALLRLICCGRRPCWGGSGTSRSPGSTLGASGGLHCWLPPGMDRSSSRSERSSPQRDGLDTSGSTGSPAAPIAAQTLVPPPAAD